One segment of Purpureocillium takamizusanense chromosome 7, complete sequence DNA contains the following:
- a CDS encoding uncharacterized protein (COG:S~EggNog:ENOG503NY7A), whose amino-acid sequence MQRVSAFLPSWDKRNSGAKPGSLFAWGNRHSASGPSKPPSINVAVANGDGRVQREAFWPATLDLECDKAARILKSFCTDGYSAPADGEAEPPTSSADATAAPEFITKKIPKRIIQNAAGIAVFTCMRSGLWMTGSGGSGILIARKSDGTWSPPSGILLHTPTLSFIIGVDIYDCVLVINNLAALESITRPRVTLGEDVGLTNGPSVTLDSDEAHIKWKELGNTVLAYMKARGKHQAVNLNGCILTERTNENERFYGSTVTQMDVLAGNVSRHVDETKPLSEVIKMAEGRTDFEAAVIEKMAVQPAPGDAVIATPGSTPASPRGAFGVPRADDPDPFGVLALEMAGLEIREAGSRLRPSSSQFEYSPTPLSPSMSKFSRQSVETFTTRSNRASGMSSRTVKSQVTDAHTQTDVANTPDTTPSPGQSDDGNVRASIDRIPAVKEHEEVDYTRVDLAPLRHLSQEHSIGAVLAAGTAATKSRDSTSVAPSPPAAEPSEEKAAKPSTFNEDEQKPEEEMNDADDEDDLDEDEEPVVFEVAAVQPTRTQAIASRVIHAKGNVVTIPKRVPPPLPMRSALRSSRSSKSDMGGDVSSVKSPLRQAFSETDLHAEEDAEQGAPEVASIGKTMSEDGHGETTLKGTQSLPVIEVQTETSASSLPTGDDTVTEDTQTQKTPTLESAPRTLGSEKTSPQMKVSAEAESTTHESSDAEFTDAIEATNGIDEAEGQIDQVDNSDSTTHKKHTSSVYTGVTEDRWSNDGSSLTTPTSERPRSLVEDEALEEKTPKKSGLETDTDLPNEKHGHDTEREVPVAKSATAA is encoded by the exons aTGCAGCGCGTCTCTGCTTTCCTCCCGTCCTGGGACAAGAGGAACTCGGGCGCGAAGCCGGGCAGCCTCTTCGCCTGGGGCAATCGACACAGCGCCTCGGGGCCCTCCAAGCCCCCGAGCATcaacgtcgccgtcgccaatggcgacggccgcgtccagCGCGAGGCCTTCTGGCCTGCCACCCTCGACCTCGAATGCGACAAGGCTGCCCGTATCCTCAAGTCGTTTTGCA CCGATGGATACTCGGCGCCTGCAGACGGAGAAGCGGAACCCCCGACGTCATCCGCCGACGCgaccgcggcgcccgagTTTATTACCAAAAAGATTCCCAAGCGAATAATACAAAACGCCGCCGGAATTGCCGTCTTCACCTGCATGCGCAGCGGCTTGTGGATGACGGGCTCCGGCGGCTCCGGCATCCTCATTGCCAGAAAGTCGGACGGCACCTGGTCGCCTCCCTCGGGTATCCTGCTTCATACGCCCACTCTCAGCTTCATCATTGGCGTCGACATCTACGATTGCGTTCTTGTCATCAACAATCTCGCCGCTCTCGAGTCCATCACCCGCCCACGCGTCACcctcggcgaggatgtcGGGCTCACCAACGGTCCCTCGGTCACCCTCGACTCTGACGAGGCCCATATCAAATGGAAGGAACTCGGAAACACCGTCCTGGCCTACATGAAGGCGCGCGGCAAGCACCAGGCCGTCAACCTTAACGGCTGTATTCTTACAGAGCGCACCAATGAAAACGAGCGCTTCTACGGCAGCACCGTCACGCAGATGGACGTTCTCGCGGGCAACGTCTCTCGTCACGTGGACGAGACGAAGCCTCTCTCCGAGGTCATCAAGATGGCCGAGGGCAGGACAGACTTTGAGGCGGCTGTCATAGAAAAGATGGCCGTCCAGCCTGcgcccggcgacgccgtcatcgccacccCCGGTTCCACCccggcatcgccgcgcgGAGCGTTTGGCGTGCCTAGGGCTGACGACCCTGACCCGTTTGgcgtgctcgccctcgagatGGCCGGCCTGGAGATTCGAGAGGCCGGAAGTCGCTTACGGCCCTCTAGCAGTCAGTTTGAGTACAGCCCGACGCCACTGAGCCCCTCAATGTCCAAATTTAGTCGGCAAAGCGTTGAAACCTTCACCACCCGAAGCAATCGGGCCAGCGGAATGTCCTCCCGGACTGTCAAAAGTCAAGTCACGGACGCCCACACGCAGACCGATGTCGCAAACACCCCCGacacgacgccgagccccGGCCAGAGCGACGACGGTAACGTGCGGGCTTCGATTGATCGCATCCCAGCAGTCAAGGAGCACGAGGAGGTCGATTATACCAGAGTCGATCTCGCGCCCCTGCGCCATCTCAGTCAGGAACACTCCATTGGCGCCGTTCTGGCGGCCGGCACGGCTGCCACAAAGTCGCGGGACAGCACTAGCGTCGCCCCgtctccgcccgccgccgagccctcggaggagaaggcggccaagccatCCACTTTCAATGAAGACGAGCAAaagcccgaggaggagatgaaCGACGcagacgatgaagacgaccTGGACGAAGATGAGGAGCCGGTCGTGTttgaggtggcggcggtacAGCCCACGCGGACCCAAGCCATCGCTTCGCGGGTCATCCACGCCAAGGGCAACGTGGTGACCATCCCGAAGCGCGTGCCCCCGCCATTGCCCATGCGCAGCGCCCTCCGGAGCTCTCGATCGAGCAAGAGCGACATGGGTGGCGACGTTTCCAGCGTCAAGAGCCCTCTGCGGCAGGCTTTTAGCGAGACGGATTTGCATGCTGAGGAGGACGCGGAGCAAGGCGCGCCCGAAGTGGCGAGCATCGGCAAGACGATGAGCGAAGACGGGCATGGCGAGACAACGCTCAAGGGCACACAGTCCCTACCCGTTATCGAGGTTCAGACCGAaacgtcggcgtcctcatTGCCCACCGGGGATGACACCGTGACGGAGGACACTCAGACGCAGAAAACCCCGACTCTGGAATCAGCGCCTAGAACCTTGGGTTCGGAGAAGACGTCGCCCCAGATGAAGGTGTCGGCAGAAGCCGAATCTACGACTCACGAGAGCAGCGATGCAGAATTTACCGATGCGATTGAGGCGACAAACGGAATCGATGAAGCCGAAGGCCAAATCGATCAGGTTGACAATTCGGATTCGACTACACACAAGAAGCACACGTCCTCGGTCTACACAGGCGTGACAGAAGACCGCTGGAGCAACGATGGGTCGTCGCTGACAACACCGACGTCAGAGCGGCCGCGCTCGCTGGTGGAGGATGAGGCGCTCGAAGAAAAGACGCCAAAGAAATCGGGCCTAGAGACGGACACAGACCTGCCCAACGAGAAACATGGGCATGATACCGAGCGCGAGGTGCCAGTCGCAAAGAGCGCGACAGCCGCGTGA
- a CDS encoding Protein disulfide-isomerase (EggNog:ENOG503NWMI~COG:O~SECRETED:SignalP(1-18~SECRETED:cutsite=GQA-QS~SECRETED:prob=0.5471)~TransMembrane:1 (n5-13c18/19o659-676i)) has protein sequence MRPHALALLAGLATLGQAQSLGERDPDKEGTTFNGLSVPPLLELTPANWDKEIAQSRWMLVKHYSPYCPHCMAFAPTYQTLYEYYYTSKPAEDTSFIKYYDFRFATINCVAYSDLCQEHDVQSYPTTVLYENGVSSEFVRGAKDMDEVSQMVEHALEKTHPGSWPKDAVLPKPGDTTGPKVAAGTKASEELVDPAKKPSSDNPTEKNDKAKAAGTEKSSPAFGSDWKVSTSGDKEKAKGKEPKKPVATHNPDGASVALTAESFQRLVTLSQDPWLIKFYAPWCPHCQAMAPTWQQLAKTMRGKLNVGEVNCDKESRLCKDVGARSYPTIMFFKGADRAEYTGLRGLGDFVQYADKAVDLASGVPDVDAESFKELEQKEEVIFVYFYDHATTSEDFRALERLPLGLIGHAKLVKTKDPKMFSRFKITTWPRLLVSREGRPTYYAPLTPNEMRDVNGVLEWMRSVWLPLVPELNPSNTRQIFDGKIVALGILNHKDKDAFATSLREMKSAANEWMDRQIQEFQLERKKLRDSKQMRIEEAEDRGDQRALRAAKAIRIDMGSAGRKEVAFAWVDGTYWQRWIRTTYGIDVKDGERIIINDEDNRRYWDNTVTGNYILVSRTSIMETLDKIVYGPHVIKHKLTISAIEKVFFDMRVAFSEHPYLSFGCVAGIAFGLYSWLRGRSRRRGGHFRLDDTMGIKELKEGLLGVNGNQKAD, from the exons ATGAGGCCACATGCCCTCGCActcctcgccgggctcgcgACCCTGGGCCAGGCGCAGTCTCTGGGGGAACGTGATCCCGACAAGGAGGGCACCACCTTCAATGGACTCTccgtcccgccgctgctggagctcACGCCCGCCAACTGGGACAAGGAGATTGCGCAGTCGCGCTGGATGCTGGTCAAGCACTATAG CCCGTACTGCCCCCACTGCATGGCTTTTGCTCCCACGTACCAGACCCTCTATGAGTACTACTACACGTCGAAACCCGCCGAGGACACCTCCTTCATCAAGTACTACGACTTCCGCTTCGCCACCATAAATTGTGTCGCCTACTCCGATCTCTGCCAGGAACACGACGTGCAGTCATACCCAACGACGGTCTTGTACGAGAATGGTGTCAGCAGCGAGTTCGTCCGGGGTGCCAAGGACATGGACGAAGTTAGCCAGATGGTCGAACACGCCCTTGAGAAGACGCATCCTGGTTCGTGGCCCAAAGACGCCGTTCTGCCCAAGCCTGGCGACACCACCGGCCCCAAGgttgccgccggcaccaagGCATCCGAGGAGCTGGTTGACCCGGCCAAGAAGCCTTCTTCTGACAACCCGACGGAGAAGaacgacaaggccaaggctgcTGGCACCGAGAAGTCGAGCCCAGCCTTTGGCAGCGACTGGAAGGTGTCCACGTCtggcgacaaggagaaggccaagggcaaggaaCCCAAGAAGCCCGTGGCCACGCACAACCCCGACGGCGCCTCGGTTGCCCTGACGGCAGAGAGCTTCCAGAGGCTCGTGACTCTGAGCCAGGACCCGTGGCTCATCAAGTTCTATGCCCCTTGGTGCCCGCACTGCCAAGCCATGGCTCCCACCtggcagcagctcgccaagaCCATGCGTGGCAAGCTcaacgtcggcgaggtcaaTTGCGACAAGGAGTCGCGCCTGTGCAAGGACGTCGGGGCGCGATCGTACCCGACCATCATGTTCTTCAAGGGCGCGGACCGCGCCGAGTACACCGGGCTTCGGGGCCTCGGCGACTTTGTTCAGTACGCCGACAAGGCGGTGGATCTGGCCAGCGGCGTCCCCGACGTGGACGCCGAGTCGttcaaggagctcgagcaaAAGGAAGAGGTCATCTTCGTCTACTTCTACGACCATGCCACGACGAGCGAGGACTTTAGGGCCCTCGAGAGACTGCCCCTGGGCCTCATCGGCCACGCCAAGCTCGTCAAGACCAAGGACCCCAAGATGTTCAGCAGGTTCAAGATTACGACCTGGCCCAGGCTGTTGGTTTCTCGCGAAGGCCGCCCCACGTACTACGCACCCTTGACGCCCAACGAGATGCGGGACGTCAACGGCGTGCTCGAGTGGATGAGGTCCGTGTGGCTGCCTCTTGTCCCCGAGCTGAACCCGTCCAACACGCGCCAAATCTTTGACGGCAAGATTGTGGCTTTGGGCATCCTCAACcacaaggacaaggacgcctTTGCGACGTCGCTGCGGGAAATGAAGAGCGCGGCGAACGAGTGGATGGACAGGCAGATCCAGGAGTTCCAGCTTGAGAGGAAGAAGCTCCGGGACTCGAAGCAGATGAGGATCGAGGAGGCAGAAGATCGCGGCGACCAGCGCGCGTTGCGTGCGGCTAAGGCGATTCGCATCGACATGGGCAGCGCCGGTCGTAAGGAGGTGGCGTTTGCCTGGGTCGACGGCACGTACTGGCAGCGCTGGATCCGCACCACCTATGGCATTGACGTCAAGGACGGTGAGCGCATCATTATCAACGACGAAGAC AATCGGAGATACTGGGATAACACGGTCACGGGCAACTACATCCTTGTCAGCCGGACGTCCATCATGGAGACGCTCGACAAAATTGTTTACGGCCCGCACGTCATCAAGCACAAGCTCACCATTTCGGCCATTGAGAAGGTTTTCTTCGACATGCGGGTGGCCTTCTCGGAGCACCCCTATCTCTCGTTTGGCTGCGTGGCGGGCATTGCGTTCGGGCTGTACTCTTGGTTGCGGGGCCGCAGCCGtagacgcggcggccactTTCGGCTGGACGACACCATGGGCATCAAAGAGCTGAAGgagggcctgctgggcgTCAATGGTAATCAGAAGGCGGATTGA
- a CDS encoding uncharacterized protein (TransMembrane:10 (i290-307o327-345i357-376o382-406i426-447o467-487i508-529o541-562i583-601o607-627i)~EggNog:ENOG503NUM1~COG:V), translating to MDRGRTIASPKGRGNRRSTSRPHQMLSSSPLAEQALADDIAACSEDDANHPEDDDFCDPGFPTHGHGMYRRPSGVAYGGARPVFNQPIDEPILTPLERKQSRNAERSLLRDNHVLPPKHAADPKKRPGLGARIYRRFFSTKLPPTDEEDAEAAARRPTETSPLLHGAHVREYAPDGDSGSADERLEEQWEGAVASGRLRTTWQREAKTIVSYSAPLIATFFLQYSINVASIFAVGRIGTVELGAVSLANMSAAVSCLAPFQGLATSLDTLCAQAYGSGHKHLVGLQCQRMATFLLCLSGPVAVLWLFSESILVHIVPDPESARLASLYLKVMIFGIPGIILFETGKRFLQAQGLFRATTYILLVAAPINIFINWLLVWRLGLGFVGAPTAVAITENLLPVLLFLYVRFVDGQQCWGGFSKRAFTNWWVMIRLALPGMVMVEAEWLAFEIVTLLSSRLGTQYLAAQSVLATLTTISFQIPFPMSIAASTRVANLIGAGLVDAAKITARVTFVAACLLGVFNLVLYSTLRYHLPILFTNDDEVIALVAQVLPLVAVMQVFDGLSAGAHGLLRGIGKQSIGGPANLIAYYVISLPISLGLTFGLDWQLEGLWSGVTVGLIVVSLIEYTYLLRTDWHKAAAEAEARNQAG from the exons ATGGATCGCGGCCGGACCATTGCTTCGCCCAAGGGTCGCGGCAACAGGCGGTCCACCTCTCGACCGCACCAGATGCTCTCGagctcgcccttggccgagcaggccctGGCCGATGACATCGCCGCATGctccgaggacgacgccaaccaccccgaggacgacgacttctGCGATCCCGGCTTCCCCACTCACGGCCACGGCATGTATCGACGTCCAAGCGGCGTGGCAtacggcggcgcccggcccGTCTTCAACCAGCCCATCGACGAGCCCATCCTGACCCCTCTGGAGCGGAAGCAGTCACGCAACGCCGAGAGGAGCCTGCTGAGGGACAACCACGTCCTGCCGCCGAAGCATGCCGCCGATCCCAAGAAGAGGCCTGGTCTCGGGGCACGCATCTACCGTCGCTTTTTCAGCACCAAGCTGCCGCCTaccgacgaagaggacgccgaagctgctgctcgacgaccgaCAGAGACGTCGCCACTCCTGCATGGCGCTCACGTTCGTGAGTATGCCCCCGACGGCGACTCTGGATCCGCGGACGAgcggctcgaggagcagTGGGAGGGTGCCGTTGCGTCTGGCCGGCTCCGTACCACCTGGCAGCGTGAGGCCAAGACCATCGTGTCGTACTCGGCGCCATTGATCGCCACCTTCTTCCTCCAGTACTCCATCAACGTGGCCAGCAtcttcgccgtcggccggATCGGCACCGTGGAGCTGGGAGCCGTGTCGCTCGCCAAcatgtccgccgccgtctcgtgTCTGGCGCCCTTCCAAGGTCTGGCCACGAGCCTGGATACTCTCTGCGCTCAAGCCTACGGGTCTGGACACaagcacctcgtcggcctgcaaTGCCAGCGCATGGCAACCTTCCTCCTGTGCCTCTCGGGTCCTGTGGCCGTGCTTTGGCTGTTTTCCGAGAGCATCCTCGTCCACATTGTGCCCGACCCCGAGTCGGCCCGGCTCGCCAGCCTCTACCTCAAGGTCATGATCTTCGGCATCCCCGGCATCATCCTCTTCGAGACCGGTAAGCGGTTTCTGCAGGCTCAGGGCCTCTTCAGGGCCACGACGTACAttctgctcgtcgccgcgcccatCAACATCTTCATCAACTGGCTTCTGGTCTGGAGGCTAGGCCTTggcttcgtcggcgcccCCACCGCCGTAGCCATTACCGAGAATCTCCTGCCAGTTCTTCTGTTCCTGTACGTCAGGTTCGTGGACGGCCAGCAGTGCTGGGGAGGCTTCAGCAAGCGGGCTTTCACCAACTGGTGGGTCATGATTCGCCTGGCACTGCCTGGCATGGTcatggtcgaggccgagtgGCTGGCCTTTGAGATTGTGACGCTCCTCTCCAGCCGCCTGGGCACCCAGTATCTGGCGGCCCAGAGTGTGCTCGCgaccctcaccaccatctcTTTTCAGATCCCATTCCCAATGTCGATTGCTGCGTCTACGCGAGTCGCCAACCTCATTGGAGCGGGTCTggtcgacgcggccaagatAACGGCTAGAGTG ACCTTTGTCGCCGCGTGCCTCCTTGGCGTCTTCAACCTCGTTCTTTATAGCACGCTTCGATATCACCTACCGATTCTCTtcaccaacgacgacgaggtcatTGCCCTGGTTGCTCAAGTCCTGCCCCTTGTTGCCGTGATGCAAGTATTCGATGGCCTCAGCGCCGGAGCACacggcctgctgcgcggcatAGGCAAGCAGTCGATTGGCGGACCCGCTAACCTCATCGCCTACTACGTCATCTCTCTCCCAATTTCGCTCGGCTTGACCTTTGGCCTCGACTGGCAGCTAGAAGGCCTCTGGAGCGGTGTCACGGTTGGACTCATCGT AGTATCTCTGATCGAGTACACGTACCTCCTCAGGACGGACTGgcacaaggccgccgccgaggccgaggcccgcAACCAGGCCGGCTGA
- the ARP9 gene encoding Feruloyl esterase (EggNog:ENOG503NWPF~COG:Z) — translation MATSAAKWREEQILVVCPGSRTTMAQLGCSELTPPTHRFPTRMFPDGDEWRPYHTYKRTRVTGGVETEDWVEDVDSDEGAVFPIEGGRIVNMDAFLAFLDHVHGMLTTTYHNTPIMLMASPQWTRPDCEAIAQYIFEKTRTPALCMIHSGLATQYGLKWPNMTVIDIGYEKVDVTAIHDGRVVNHMDLGSPNGDRLISGGEVFTQRLLKMLQGKGFSRDMAEQLKKSTICEVLPYAPGEDALVELPREVTAGAPPSSSAPAAAAAAAAAAISSTAPAAAPSEAPKPAADYGGDEDEGTDKNGDEDGVLDVAAIVTSGQTKEFLAKKEKEKGKPGRKPKGAEGDAAPAKPTRLPNAKRTHNTFFYEEVVQEEIPKEQPKPAAPQETNGNGATTAAAAAAAAEVPPTAEAPAEGSAEKPAGEQQATASAPTTTAPDGSGAVAAPQTEDTTMANGDDSAVPKPEGQEDKPAETNGASATAVPPSEPQQQEGQPKPEPTEPEPAAVAAPAPDTSKDTPEFRPKRIRRDVEIGLERFTFAERAEIDRIVSTIYRTIQGIDDMYMRPACWDNLVFVGNGARLRGLRDNILQTLTARHLVSPSTATMFTSELPSNVATPTGTGSQTPTGSFTGVPHQLPSSGVNPLLQAATTASSLGAAAAAAAANNNNTSAAGGAAAATGGGTSAATPAAGSDAAGPSAAAGGGTHYHFHSQTPTSIKTAALPTYLSEWTKNGFEEAMFLGAQVAARIAFCLHSNMDAQSIEAQRLMSLSRVDYNELGPKAIRTHSMLS, via the exons AtggcgacctcggcggccaaATGGCGCGAGGAGCAGATCCTCGTCGTGTGCCCCGGCAGCCGcaccaccatggcgcagctgggctgcagcgagctgacgccgccgacccaTCGCTTCCCGACGCGCATGttccccgacggcgacgagtggCGGCCGTACCACACGTACAAGCGCACGAGGgtcacgggcggcgtcgagacggAGGACTGGGTGGAGGAcgtcgactcggacgagggcgccgtctTTCCCATTGAGG gcggccgcatcgtcaacatggacgccttcctcgccttcctcgaccACGTCCACGGCatgctcaccaccacctaccACAACACCCCAATCATGCTcatggcctcgccgcagTGGACGCGTCCCGACTGCGAGGCCATTGCCCAGTACATCTTCGAGAAGACGCGCACGCCAGCGCTCTGCATGATCCACAGCGGCCTCGCCACCCAGTACGGCCTCAAGTGGCCCAACATGACCGTCATCGACATTGGCTACGAAAAGGTCGACGTCACCGCCAtccacgacggccgcgtcgtcaacCACATGGACCTCGGCTCGCCCAACGGGGACCGCctcatcagcggcggcgaggtcttTACCCAGCGCCTGCTGAAGATGCTGCAGGGCAAGGGCTTCAGCAGGGACATGGCGGAGCAGCTCAAGAAGAGCACGATATGCGAGGTGCTCCCCTACGCGCCCGGCGAGGACGCTTTGGTTGAGCTTCCCCGGGAGGTCACCGCGGgtgcgccgcccagcagctctgcgcccgccgccgccgccgccgccgccgccgccgccatctccagcACCGCACCTGCGGCCGCGCCAAGCGAGGCGCCCAAGCCGGCAGCCGACtatggcggcgacgaggacgagggcacGGATAAGAACggtgacgaagacggcgtgctcgacgtcgcggccatTGTTACGAGCGGTCAGACCAAGGAGTTTCTCGCcaagaaggaaaaggaaaagggcAAGCCTGGCAGGAAACCCAAGggtgccgagggcgacgccgcgcctgCCAAGCCCACGCGGCTGCCCAACGCGAAGCGGACGCACAACACCTTTTTCTACGAAGAGGTTGTGCAAGAAGAGATTCCCAAGGAGCAGCCGaagccggccgcgccgcaaGAGACGAACGGAAACGGCGCGACGaccgcggcagcagcggcggcagcagcagaagtcccgccgacggccgaggcgcctGCTGAGGGTTCGGCAGAGAAGCCGGCAGGAGAGCAACAAGCCACGGCTTCCGCGCCGACCACCACTGCGCCGGACGggagcggcgccgtcgccgcgccacaGACGGAAGACACGACCATGGCCAACGGAGACGACTCAGCGGTCCCGAAGCCCGAAGGCCAGGAGGACAAGCCGGCCGAAACGAACGGCgccagcgcgacggccgtACCTCCCtcggagccgcagcagcaagaggGACAGCCGAAGCCCGAGCCGACGGAGCCGGAGCCCGCGGCGGTTGCGGCCCCTGCGCCCGACACGTCCAAGGACACGCCCGAGTTCCGGCCGAAGCGCATCCGCCGCGACGTGGAAATCGGGCTGGAGCGCTTCACGTTTGCGGAGCGGGCCGAGATCGACCGCATCGTGTCGACCATCTACCGCACGATCcagggcatcgacgacatgtACATGCGCCCGGCGTGCTGGGACAACCTCGTCTTCGTAGGCAACGgggcgcggctgcgcgggctACGCGACAACATCCTCCAGACGCTCACGGCGCGGCACCTCGTGTCcccctcgacggccaccatGTTCACGTCGGAGCTGCCGTCCAACGTGGCCACGCCCACGGGCACCGGCAGCCAGACGCCCACGGGCTCCTTCACCGGCGTGCCGCACCAGCTGCCGTCGAGCGGCGTCaacccgctgctgcaggcggccaccacggcgagcagcctcggcgccgccgccgctgccgctgccgccaacaacaacaacacctcggccgcgggcggtgctgctgctgctaccggAGGCggcacctcggccgccaccccTGCCGCGGGCTCCGACGCGGCGggtccgtcggcggcggcgggcggcggcacgcacTACCACTTCCACAGCCAGACGCCCACGAGCATCAAGACGGCCGCCCTGCCGACGTACCTCAGCGAGTGGACCAAGAACGGCTTCGAGGAGGCCATgttcctcggcgcgcaggtcgcGGCCCGTATCGCCTTTTGCCTGCACTCTAACATGGACGCGCAGAGCATCGAGGCGCAGCGTCTCATGAGCCTGAGCAGGGTCGACTACAA TGAACTCGGCCCCAAGGCTATCCGCACGCACTCCATGCTCAGCTAG
- a CDS encoding uncharacterized protein (EggNog:ENOG503NV0H~COG:L) has protein sequence MFQMVTSFRLIPTLSHLGLPLEIRTLDQGTMERPSKRQRVDEPDERITPRSLSRPITPPRAPQGRARRVLPSPWQLTWIRDLPEELNGDAVSLKDLLGDPLIGECWEFNFLHDLDFLMSAFDLDTKHLVKVHVVHGFWKREDTNRLILAQEASKFDNLQLHVAPMPEMFGTHHSKMMILFRHDDTAQVIIHTANMIAKDWTNMTNGVWSSPPLPKLAGAGNSSRGSHSAPWGTSERFKFDLLSYLSSYDRRIPTCKPLVDALAEYDFSQIKAALVASVPGTHNVHDESETAWGWAALKKCLRTIPCAEGDANIVVQVSSIATLGSKDDWLQKTLFDPLSSTKSQQLSKRPKFSVVFPTADEIRRSLDGYASGASIHTKIQSPQQVKQLQYLRPMLYHWANDSEGGRSLPQEHKLWDGGRNRAAPHIKTYIRYNSRGSLDWAILTSANLSKQAWGDAARSNGEMRIASWEIGVVTWPALYGESSVMASTFKTDTPAVGGNKNLEKGPVIGLRVPYSLPLQRYGPDEEPWVPTVAHTTPDHFGRTWDG, from the exons ATGTTCCAGATGGTAACGTCCTTCCGCCTGATCCCGACCCTGTCCCACCTCGGTCTCCCCCTCGAGATCCGAACCCTTGATCAAGGGACCATGGAGCGCCCTTCTAAACGACAGCGAGTCGACGAGCCCGATGAACGCATCACGCCACGGTCCCTGTCGCGACCCATCACACCCCCACGAGCGCCTCAAGGTCGCGCACGGCGAGTGCTCCCCTCGCCATGGCAGTTGACATGGATCCGCGACCTCCCCGAAGAGCTCAACGGTGACGCCGTGTCCCTCAAGGACCTCTTGGGCGATCCGCTCATCGGGGAATGCTGGGAGTTCAACTTTCTTCATGACCTGGACTTTCTCATGAGCGCCTTCGACCTGGACACCAAGCACCTCGTCAAGGTCCACGTGGTGCATGGATTCTGGAAACGCGAGGACACAAACAGACTCATCCTTGCT CAAGAGGCGTCCAAGTTCGACAACCTCCAGCTTCACGTCGCACCCATGCCCGAGATGTTTGGGACCCATCACTCCAAGATGATGATTCTGTTTcgccacgacgacacggcgcaGGTCATCATTCACACTGCAAACATGATCGCCAAGGACTGGACCAACATGACGAATGGAGTTTGGAGCTCCCCACCGCTCCCGAAACTGGCAGGGGCAGGCAACAGCTCACGCGGTTCGCATTCAGCACCATGGGGGACGAGTGAGAGATTTAAATTTGACTTGCTCAGCTATCTAAGCTCCTACGACCGCCGCATACCAACTTGCAAACCCCTCGtggacgcgctcgccgagtATGATTTCTCCCAAATCAAAGCCGCCCTGGTTGCAAGCGTCCCTGGCACACACAACGTGCATGACGAGTCGGAAACCGCCTGGGGGTGGGCGGCCCTTAAGAAGTGTTTACGAACGATACCGtgcgccgagggcgacgcgaACATTGTGGTGCAAGTGTCATCTATTGCGACCCTCGGCAGCAAGGACGACTGGCTCCAGAAGACGTTGTTCGACCCTCTTTCCAGCACCAAATCCCAGCAGCTCTCCAAGAGACCAAAGTTCAGCGTCGTTTTCCCGACTGCGGATGAGATCAGGCGGTCTCTGGACGGATACGCCTCAGGGGCCTCCATACACACCAAGATCCAATCACCGCAGCAGGTCAAGCAGTTGCAGTATCTAAGGCCCATGTTGTATCACTGGGCGAATGACAGCGAAGGGGGAAGGAGCTTGCCCCAGGAGCACAAGCTGTGGGATGGCGGTCGAAACCGGGCAGCGCCGCACATCAAGACGTACATTCGGTACAACAGCCGCGGGTCGCTGGATTGGGCGATTCTCACGTCTGCAAACCTCTCTAAGCAGGCCTGGGGTGATGCTGCCAGGTCGAACGGGGAGATGCGGATCGCCTCGTGGGAGATTGGCGTGGTGACCTGGCCGGCGTTGTACGGTGAGAGCAGCGTCATGGCGAGCACATTCAAGACGGACACACCAGCTGTTGGCGGCAACAAGAATCTCGAAAAGGGTCCCGTCATCGGTCTTCGAGTGCCGTACAGCTTGCCCCTGCAGCGTTATgggcccgacgaggagcctTGGGTTCCTACCGTGGCTCACACGACACCCGACCACTTTGGGCGGACTTGGGACGGCTAG